The Glycine max cultivar Williams 82 chromosome 17, Glycine_max_v4.0, whole genome shotgun sequence genome contains the following window.
ATTGTAATGTGGGGTTTCATTTTGTTGTGGCTGTTGATTGTGCTTTACGTGGTTTTCAAGCTTTATGTGGTTCTCAAAGCTCTTTTCCTTTAACCTAACATCAGAATTTGATTCTCACCTTTCATCAAAGCAAAAGGATTTGAGGATTGAAGACTGAATCACtgtgagttttatttttaatatttgtctgtCACATCATAATTGGATTTAAATTTTCAGGATAGGGCTGTAgagattttttgtttatgtattacaaatattacattaaggactagtcattttattttatatatttgaaagatGCTAATAGGTAGCTAGCAGGAAAAACAGCACTACAAAGCTTATCATTGGGGGTTCAGCTTTGTACAGatgtattaatttatcattctgTCAATGCCTGGTTAaatgattgcttatatataGTTAATTTCTGCTTACAAGTGAGGATGAAGCTACTTTAGCTCCTATAAGTATTGATTAATAGCAAGATGGCACTTTGAGCAAGATTTACTCTCTGTAAGTTTTCGTATCAAAAGTCAAATGCTATTGAACTGGATAAATGCACATTATAATTGGTGTGCATCAAGAAGCCTATTTTTCCTCTTAATGCACTGATAAACACTGAGTAGAGCTACTAGTTTGCTGAAAACCATTTAATTTACGAGAATTTGATTTACATTAATTTTCAGCAGTTCAATCTATGctagtaagaaaatattttagactGGATCCTCTCTCTTTCCCGCTTGTTGTTTTGTGAATGAATTtgtgtctctttttttttttttttgcactgcaAAAATCTGATTGTATTAATAATACTTCAGTACTAGATGTACTAAAAAGGTAGGTAATTACAAAGGCAGATTCTGCCAAACCCAGCTACAAAAAGTATATCACATAAGTTGAAAGCCCAAACCTCAAACACCCCTAGGACATTTCTGCCTTCAGCCTAGTAGACCATTGGTTAAAGTGGATATGGAAAGAGAAGGTCCCTGCTTGAAGGTTGAATTTGAAACTCAACAATGTCTGCCATGAAAGCTGCTGCCATATCAATTTCATGATCAAAGAGATTTCTCCTCCATTGAAACTTCCACTCCCATCTGTTATCCACTAAAATACCCATTGAATTGATTGAATGGTTCTACTGAGTACTAACTTGGTACAAGCTTGGGTATTTATCTTGTAGGCTTAAGTCAccctccctccactcatctttcCAAAACTTGATTCTTAACCCATCATCCACCTTCCATCTCAAATTAttaatgatgttgttgttgtgatGCTGGTGGAAAACAGACCTTAAGTCCTTCCACCATTGAGAGAAATGTGCACTGTCCCTACCAGAACATAGGGTATTCCACCCTCCATATTTGGATAACAAGACTCTAGCCTAGAGCTGATTGTGGTTGTTTGCCAATTCCCGTCCCCATTTACCAAGCAAGGCTTCATTGAACTTGGATAGGTCTTTAATCCCTAGCCCTCCTTTGTTCTTGGGAAGGCACACAGTGTCCCAATTTACCCATGCAATCTTGGCTTCCTCAGAACCTCCTCCTCATAGAAAATTCCTGCGGATAGATACTACCTTATGCACCACTTTTTTGAGAATTTTAAAGAAAGACAATAGGTAAATAGGCAGGGCTGTTAAGACAGAATTGATGAGGGATATCCTGCCCCCCATAGATAGGCATCTCTGCTTCCATTTTGCTAATTTAGATTCAAACTTGCTAATAAGAGGCTGCCAGACATTCCAGCTTTTAGAGGTCGAACCCACTGGAATTCCAagataagaaaaaggaaaatccaACTGGCCACAATTAAGGTAATTAGCTGCTTCCCTGCACCAAGTCACAAATTTACCCAAGCACCCAAATTGGCTTTTAGCATAGTTGATCTTGAGCCCTGAAGCCAGCTCAAAAATTCTGAGGATAGACTTCATGACTCTAACATTAGTTGTAGTCGCAGTTCCAAAGAACAAGGTATCATCTGCATATTGCAGTATATTAATCTCTTCCTTTTGCCTCCCCACTTGATAACTGCTGAAGATGTTTTTAGAGACAGCTGTCCTCATCAAACCAGTAAGGCCCTCAGCTACTATGTCAAATAGGAAAGGTGCAAGGGGGTCTCCCTGCCTTAGTCCCCTCTCAGGCACAAACTCTCTAGTAGGGTTGCCATTGATTAGGATTGATATAGTTGCACTAGACAGACATCCATAGATCCATTTTCTCCATCTTTCACAAAATCTCATCCTCATCATCATATAGTTTAGAAATCCCCGAGATACCGAGTCATAAgctttttcaaaattaactttGAATACCATGCAAGGGTTATTTTTGAATTTGGCTTCAGCTATGACTTCATTAGCAATCATCACACCATGGAGAATATGCCTTCCTTTGAGAAAGGCAGTTTGCCTTTCATCAATAATGTGAGGCAAAACAAGAGCCAACCTATTAGCAAGGACTTTAGACACTATTTTATAAGCACACCCTACAAGAGAGATGGGTCTATAATCATTAAAAGATTGTGGGTTAATGATCTTGGGGATAAGGGCTATGAAGGATACATTGCTTCCTTTGGGGAATCTGCCATTTATGAAGAACTCATCCATGAACCTGATAAAATCATGTTTTAGAATTTCCCAAAACTGTTTAATAAAGTTGAAGTTTAACCCATCCGGGCCAGGGCTTTTATCTCCACCACAAGCCCAAACTGCAGACTTGATTTCCCCTTTCGAGAATCTAGCAACAAGGCTTTCCCTCTGCCCTTGACCAAGAGAAGAAAACTGAATCCCATCAAGGGTTGGTCTGCAATGATTATGTTCTGAGAATCTTtctttgaaattcttaaaaacTGCAATCTTGACATTGCTAGGCTCATGAATCCACCCCCCATCAATGCACAGGCCTTGAAAAGAATTTACCCTCCTTCTATGATTGATGATTCTGTGGAAATAGGATGAATTTCTATCCCCTTCTCTTAGCCActtcactctagatttttgccTAAGCATAGCTTCATAGGCAAGAGCTACACTCCACAACTGTTCCTACAAGGATTTCTTGAGCTGTACTTCATCTTGGGTTATTGTTGAGGCATTAATACCTGCCTCCATGTCATTTAGCTGCTTTTTTAGATCATTTATCTTTCTAAATACActctcagtataatgtcttttgAGAGTCAATGTATCACCATGAAGTGAGAGTCATATTGttgataaaaggctttaaatacactgtggctaatttctgtatggttttttttagggTTATCATTTACTATTGCTAATTGGCGTTGCTGTGGAAGCACTTTGATTATATCTTTGAAGCCTCGaactcaggtatttatatctttgattcgaaaactaatttgaaattgttgttgtatgcattactagtatatttgtaacttatgctatgcctgtctacatgacctttctttcattggactgatatgttcatgcctctctacatgacctttctttcattggactgatatcTTTGAAGTATTTACTGTGATTTAAACTCTCAGAACTTGTTCATTTTTAGTGTtcaatgtttttgtaatttttctgctgcccttctctatatatatgttgtgactgccactgcccttctctctctcttatattatcttttttttatcagcaaaattataatttgtattaataactgtgagtaccagaggtactaaatatACAAGGTAGAAACCAGCAGACTAGTAGAACCATAGGTCCTACAAATCAGGTGCCAATCTATATAGAATACAATAACCCTGCACTACTACCCTAATCAAAAAATGCTGTTGATAAATTACTAGACCAATAGTTGTAGGGCTGGGCAAAGCCTTTCTCCAGCAGTCTTCTCCGCAAATTCCCTTTAGTTGAGATTCTATCTTTGATCAATCGCCAAGCAAATGTTGTTGGTTTTAAAGGCATTTTGAGCTGCCATAGGTCCTCTAATTTTTCAGACCATCTATGAGCTATATAACGAAGCAACACTGAGACTATGAACTCTGCAGATTATCAACCCCTTCCATTCGCTGCAAGAGTTCCAATATGCTTCCAGCTTTTCTCTTAGCTCTATCAGTTCCATTTTCTGACAACTCCTGCAGTGCTGCTTCTGCACCATGTTCTTTCGCTAGTTTTAATTGTAGTGGATCTCCGGTGCATAGTGACCACAAGACAGCAGCAACATTCTCTCGATTGCGTGGAGAGCCGGTTCGTATAACCTCAACAAGAATATGAATTGGCTCGGCCTGTGATGTGCCATCatgttcttctattttctaaaccctttttgcaccattttaattattgattggtcttaattgtcaattaattaggcagttttattatttgggctcatttagctaatttgatgtttttaatctaatttcaggaattaatgaaacattgggcttaatccggattttggttgtggacttgaagagggcaaataaagcagcgcttaccttagttaatttctaattaggaaatttcgcaattttattttatgttgttcagtgtttatttcgttttgggccagagtattgtaatagggcccagtgactttgagtgactctttttaaatagctgccttgggattcgtgcaaggcattctgttatgctattttcattattcagagctttggttttaggttttcacgtttttctgttcccttgttacaattttcgttcttaatgcaaatttccgttttctgcttctaattacgagttcattcttgcttcttcttctactttcatttacgtttctgttcatttacgtttctgtttcatgtttcatttgtgttttctgtttgaatccatggacggctagattttctggtgttgtttccttttgaggacgaagcccaactctctttgaggtttcgcttgtaatgtggtttcctggcagttttcccttcaccagttatcccaatttcgtgaatattaatcagtgcacgcttcgtgttcgattaattgcctctgagcctaacttgcgttcatgcttaatggacgaagggctaactggtgtatgtggtgcctaatcacgtattgaaaaccctaagttgattttcgcttagtaaattgaaatagggttggattaagtggttgactgttagggacgaattctccataacccaggataagagaatggcttctgaatcagaggaaacaacccgtttttaatattagtagtttcgtattccagtttacttgttctgctctttaattaccaaacaaccaaacccccccccatcgttactgttactgcaagtatattatgaacatttggtttgtcactgctcgttgggaaacgacctaggatcacttcctagttactgcattttcatgtttatttgattcgggtacggcctcgatcagcctGACCGATCGCTACCCTGCCTTCATGGTGGCTAGCAAGGATTTCCATAATAGCTAGTGCTTCATCTACCATTCCACCCCCAGCATCCTTCAGAAATTGTATCAGTGGGGCTACTATACCAGCTTTTACAGCTTTTGCTTTATTTCCCTGATAAATAGATAGGTTGAAGATAGCAGTAGCAACATCCTTCTTACCTGTAGGAGTACCTTCACAAAGTAACTTTATTAGAGCAGGGATAGCTCCAGCTGCACCTATTTGCACCTTGTTCTCGTCTAGAACCGATAAACTAAAGAGAGTTGCAGCTGCATTTTCTCTAGCCTCCATGTTGCCATTTTTCAGTACATCTACAATATCCGGTATGGCTCCAACATTTACTATAGTTCCTTTATTACTCTCGTTGATGGAAAGATTGAGAAGCGCTGTAACAGCATGCTCCTGAGTTTGAGGGTCTGAAGAAGACAATAGATCTACAAGAGGTGGTATTGCTCCTACCTCAGCAATGCATACTCGGTTGTCTGCATTCCTTTTACCCAGCAACCGAAGCTCACCACCAGCTGCCTTTTGCTGTTCTATATCATTACTCGTTAGTTTATCCAATAAAGCACCAATAGCAGTTCGATCACAATCTGAAAGACTGCTGCCACCACATTTCTTTGTTCTACAGTTCCCTTGCTTCTTTGGTAGCTCAATACCGTTGCTTTCACACCACAAAGCAATCAAACTCTTCAAAACATAGTTAGGGGTAAGGGTTGTATGCACAAGTGTCTGCTGTGTCTTGGGGCAGGTTTTGTAACCAGCATCAAGCCATTTTAACAGTGATCTCGCCTTCTGCCTCATTAAAGACTCGTGAGCTTGGGCTGCTGACCAAAGATCTTGCTGCAGCTTCttccttttcatattttcttgGGAAGACAGCTGCCTGTGTTCAGCTTCAGATTCAAGCTTGTTAAGCTCAGCTTCTAACGTCTAGACCCTTTTAACAGTGCATCGCTTTGTGTGCATCTTCAACACACACAgccgcacacacacacatacacaaccacacacccacacccacacacagccacacacacacacacacacacacacacagagaaacacacacacacacacacagaaacacacacaaaaacacacacacacacacacacacacaaccacacacacagaaacaaacacacacacacagaaacaaacacacacacagccacacacacacagaaacacacacacacacacacacagaaacacagacacacaaccacacacacatacacacccacacacacacacagacacacacacacacacacacaaacacacagacacacacacacagaaacacacacacacataaacacacacacatacacagccacacagccacacacacacacacacagaaacacacacacacacaaccacacacacacacacacacacacagagaaacacacacagacacacacacacacagaaacacacacacacacacacacacacagacaccaGTATGAGGAGCTCATACCTCTTACAAGGAAAAAAGCTGACACCAGTCCTGAGCCTAGCTCTCTATACACACTCAAAAATTTTCTGCCTACTCTGCACACTACTCTCCACACTCAACAATTTTTTGCCTACTCTCCACACTAGTCTCAATCCAGAGACCATCTCAAATCTTCTGAGAATGACCTTCACAGCTCAAATCTTCCCCACCAGTCCTTCAGCCACTAAGTCAAAGAGTAATGGAGCCAAAGGGTCTCCTTGTCTCAACCCTCATGATACACACAGACCCtcatgatacacacacacacatatacccaactacaataataaagcataagcaccctTGAAACCCAAcatttgaaattagttacataaacaactactgatgtctatatttgtctgtaattgaatttgaccttttgtatgttcttgtatgtgatcagtgtaatttgctatataaacaactgttgttcatggtgagtgaaccttagattctcgtttaagactgaatgcaatgattcttgcggacagtttgcattagtcattgtatttagtcttgaattgtccatttggacagtttggggagactggtatttttatgttacattCATTCGTgatggttattattattttcattaatttgattaaatttcggttcaatgcatttcaagttgttctccgagtgcatacttgattataggGAAATTCATTTGACccatgtcatgtcgtgtacttggagaccaatgcgaaatgctgccgaaatttagtcaaatttttgtaaataatggtaaccctaacgtttgaagctaacataaaagacagttttcctaaatgggatagggccacacctataaataaaaaagtgagattttcatgcatggaattgcttagatggatcgaagttggatgaatgaaagtcgcatgagcccagaatatgaggatggcgtcgaacagttcttgcaatttgcgtaagaaagaggtcgaccaaatgaagaaggaaaatattattgcccttgcatcaactgtttgaatggaagacgacaattactcgatgacatacgggaccatctattgtgtgatgggattaagaacaattatacgacgtggatatggcatggtgaaatcacagacatgcagagtgggttcgaaactgaaccgtttgatgtagaaatgggagatcggttagaggacatgattcgtgaccttggacaagagtctttccagcaagcacacgccccctgtgtatgaaggattgcagagtgattctaagaagcctttgtatgcagggtgcaagaattccttaaccctgttgtctgctgtgttaagtctggttaatgtcaaggccaggtatgggt
Protein-coding sequences here:
- the LOC100798797 gene encoding U-box domain-containing protein 14; translated protein: MKRKKLQQDLWSAAQAHESLMRQKARSLLKWLDAGYKTCPKTQQTLVHTTLTPNYVLKSLIALWCESNGIELPKKQGNCRTKKCGGSSLSDCDRTAIGALLDKLTSNDIEQQKAAGGELRLLGKRNADNRVCIAEVGAIPPLVDLLSSSDPQTQEHAVTALLNLSINESNKGTIVNVGAIPDIVDVLKNGNMEARENAAATLFSLSVLDENKVQIGAAGAIPALIKLLCEGTPTGKKDVATAIFNLSIYQGNKAKAVKAGIVAPLIQFLKDAGGGMVDEALAIMEILASHHEGRVAIGQAEPIHILVEVIRTGSPRNRENVAAVLWSLCTGDPLQLKLAKEHGAEAALQELSENGTDRAKRKAGSILELLQRMEGVDNLQSS